A region of the Homalodisca vitripennis isolate AUS2020 unplaced genomic scaffold, UT_GWSS_2.1 ScUCBcl_12421;HRSCAF=22132, whole genome shotgun sequence genome:
TTGATTACCCTTAACACtaagattttgtatttaaaaccctATTTAGGTTTACTAGTTCAATctataaacacttttaattactTCAGGAGTGAATTATCAAGGTAAAACAATAGAgacaatgttatatatttgatAAGTTAACTATTTAGTATACCTATTTGTTAGTGTTGATTATTAACCTTAAATTGATACTATGTTTATGTCTATAAATTCGTTGTAGGGTTAAGGCACcaatttaaaagttatagaagttttatataacttatactgTGATAAGTTCGTAAATAATTGATCACATTTTTATGAAGatgaattgtaataaatttgatgtttttcTCTAAAAAATACTCCAAACGTTCGAATTGTAacaatattgtagtttttttttttaaatattagagcTTATTTTCACGTTTCAGAGTGGTGGACGGAAGAGAAGAGTTAAACCATGGGAAGAGAAATCTGCCCAGCCAGCATATGAGTTACGAGGCTAAGGGGTTGCAGCCCCACGTCGAGTATCAGTTCTGGGTAACAGCCTCTACCAGGGTTGGTGAGGGCCAAAGCTCCAGAGTGGTTGCCCAGGTCCCGACAAGCAGAGGTAAATTGTCCATAAGGAAATTTAGGATATGTAATGGCATATTACGAGAATGTATTACTTCAATTGGAAAATAACTTCACCCTCCTTATTATTGTCAGAGCTATCtacataacaattattatatgcTCGGCATTTTTAACATCACACAAGTCAGTGTATTTGAAACTAAAGTACTAGGCCTATTCAAGCAAACAACTGAagctgaaacaaaataaaacatttataaaaactctcaaatttaagaaaaaaataaaaccaccATATGACCTCAATTTTGATATTAGGTTTATGTCGCAATGTCCAAATGGTGTTTTTGAAATTAAGTGGTATGCAGAAGGTAAAATGTTCACATAGCTTCAGGAAACATTGCAACCATAAGCCAAGAGTTCGGTAGTCATCTCCATATAAAAATTGACTACTGAATGTTTCGAGTAAtatgtttttcagtttttcttgCATTtcgtatatttattgaaaaatgtgaatttaagCGTGTGTTGATAAATGTATGTACCAATGACCATTTCCTGCTTCATTTTAGTTCTACTGGCTGCGCATGGTATTTTTGCAGCTTTGGAAAAATTTCCTGGAGTCCACAAATACGAGTATACATACTACGGTCTATTTATTTGTGAATGTGAGCTACGTCGTTATAACATGATGTCTTTGTTTAGTTCCCGCGAAGATAACATCTTTTGGCGGTCTGGTACTGCGGCCGTGGCGGAGTTCCGTGTCTCTGCCATGTCACGTGGTGGGGGCGCCTCAGCCTCGCCGGGAGTGGCTCAGAGACGACCGCCCGCTACAGATTTCCACCGGCCACAACATCCAGCTCATGGAGTCTGGTGAAGTAGTCATTCCGGTCTCCAGCGGGCAGACAGCGACAACTACACGTGTCACGCTGAAAACAACATCGGCTCCGACAGCATATACTACACGTTGGTTGTGcaaggtaaaatatatttagttgttcCGTTTAAAAGATTTACTGAATACTATGTAAACCATGTAAAACgccataatattatattaatttgagtttattttaagaatataaagtaTGGTTACAGAGATGTTACACTACCGCATCATCAAGTATGATAATGACGTGTTATAACGTTGCaatattgtaataaaccaatgGAGCATAGATGTTTTCTGCTTGCAGCTAAAGTTGGCTTTGCGTTATGAAATTCCAACCATTAATAAGGGAGTTTCATCAATAACGACACCGTTAAAAAGTCATCAACTGAGCTTGTGAGTTTCATCATATTGTAAAAGCTACTGTACTCATTATCCATTTACATAAACCTGGACAAAAATGGTCTCAAATTACTGGCATAAACAACCTATCAACATgcaatataaaattcatttatatacagCGTTATTTCTCTTTTTCCACtaatatagtatatttagaaATACACAACATTTGTCATACTATTCAATTTAGCGTTCAAACCTTAACTTTATCGGAAACGTTTCCTTAGTGTCAGTGCGGTAATACATACGattcattgtttgaagtttgcttttgatgatggaaggattgtgaaggaaacaggatttttccggacatttgccatcgctcagtgataaaaaagaaatcagtaatgctacgtttcgagatctgccatctgatctcttctacaggtaaataaactaacctaacaccataattacaaacttgttaaaataaatcataattcaTACCAGAGtattgtgacacgcgtaagtcaagaatcacaaccaccatgttgtagTGTTAATTTCACTAAATCtcaaaacatgcacttaataaaaaaaacagaaacacaACCCTCTAATTCATTAAAACTGAAACTACAGAATAAAGGTCTCTATACGTAAGAGTTCGCATACTAACTGAGCAACCCCTGATTGGAGGCGTATATTTGTATTGATATCTAACACTATagcaaaatggttttaaaacattaattgtatggtattaaaagtttaaataatatcgCACATTTAGGAATGTTAAACCTTTATTTTCGCACACAGGTCTCTATTGGGAGTTGGCTGCTGTATACTCTTTTTCGCATAGCAAACCCCATAAGCCAATGACACAAATAACTAAaccaatagaaaaaatatttaaaatttcaacattaatttCTAATAAGGGAATGGCACCAATAACACTGCAAGTTTGTTTACCGGTCTACAACACAACATTCATTAGATGACGTTAACGACACTGTCACAGCTGGCAAATCTCAGATTTTATATATATCACAGCACCGTCACATCAACTAACAATTAGAAAAACAACACGAACGAACTGTGTGTTCTATTTCACAGTTACAGTTTACAAACTAGTGCACTCTTCATCAAAACGAAACGGGCCGATTTAATGTTTCCGACCGAGGACGCGCGTGGATAGTCGGGCTAGTCCGCGACTGAATCAGGTCACCGTCACGCAACTGCGGAGTTATGAACCGGCTCAGTGGCGTTTCTGGCGTCTTTAGAGTCATCGTTGTTTCATACAGGCTAGTTATTCTGGTTGAGTATTTATTCACTCAATATGGTAGTATGAAACTGTTCTAAAGGtgtaaaccaaaataataattccTTCCTCACTACATTTATGTAGAATGCCTAAAGTTCTCacactaaaaaatgtattaaaaattcctaaaatttaagcaatcaaaagccttttttgtattcaaaatattttttcgaGAATCTTCCAAGAGGTTGTTTCTGGTTAACTGTCTAAGATGTTAAACCAAATATTAAAAGTCCAAGTTGCTTTGCGTTTGCGTTGTATACAGTGTCGACCTTATGCACACTTATGGAAGTTCGTTCTTCCTGTTGACAATGTTACCTGAAAATACTACCATTTTCCAGACAGAAAATATTGCAGCTTGCTTTCAAAAGAGAACGCACAGCAGGCTATCACATTTGactaattatgtaaataatttttagaatttaaaaaatggttttgtgtATTACGTGGACAAAATAGAGGTGGAAACATAACTTATAAATCGTTGGAGTAAGTTAATTCTGTTCATTTACCAACCGAAGTTTCCGAAGAACCATACAGATTGTTCCCATGTTCTGCCTCATGtttgaaaacttttgaaattactgaatagtattagttttattgaaaatatgtcatTTTCTTGTTGTTGTAAAAGTATTTAGCTTGATCGGATTCATGAAAGCAGTAATTTTTCTGTGGAAATGTATTACtatttgatagtaaatatttttctattctttttttaaagaaaacataaaaaacatatgaTATACTTTATGCAGATTTTACGTTTTCGAATATGTCTATATTGCACTGtggaagataaattaaaaataaatacataatttatatatatatattatatatatatatatatatatatattatattattatcaataaaacattgaatcgcaaaacagtactttgctccgccggggtgtcgaacccggatatctcacttgccgggtgaatgtgctaccagtACCACCACAGAGCGCTGGAAAGggtgtttatatgtatttatgaacaaagtaaagttaaaataaaaagagcCTTCATTTAATTAAAGTGGTTCTATGACGGACAATTTTATCAacttatttatactttatgttaGGCAAAGCTGTtaattgtgtataataataaGAGTAGCCAGTTACTTCTTTGTTACTATTGATTTATAAGCACGTTTCAAAATACTCTATTTTCTGTATGTAGTTACTTGAAAAATGTGTGGATTGTATTAGACAATACTGTAGCTTTAGCCTGAACCGTTATCCAGATTAATTGCACTAGAATCTGTTGTTTATTCATAAGGTGAACAAAATTTATGTGACAATTACAGAGATCGCGGTTACCCAATCGCTGGGTTGATTTTTGTGCAATAACTTCGTAACTAACCGGGAATGATCGAAAAACCAATGTTCTTAAGCACCTCTAATATAGTATGTCCTTAACACCTTAAAATCACTTTTACTGGCCGTGTTAAAAGTACATTGTAGATAACGTTATTAAAACACTACGAATATCCACTTACTACTCCAACATTTTCCTTACTTTAAAGGAATCATAGATAGCATCTTGTTATGCTGCTCTGAAGTTATCCAATTGGAAAAAGAGCATCATAAAGTGATATAATAACCGCAAAGAAAATCACAAATGTCGTTTGGCAGTTTAAACACAGTATGTGAAATAGTTAGCGCTCGAACGTAACCTAGTTCCGTTTTGACTAGTTTAATAGTTGTGTGACAAAGTAAACTGGGACGTGTTTCATGCTGTTTTCAGAGTCGGACGAAATCACTTTTCTACATAAACAGTTCCGAGTGTTTCGTACGTTTATGTACTATAAGAAAAAGAACatcacaaaaaaatgttgttatatagttgtatattttagactgcaataacattattaattttttttccgaaaTAGGTATAGTTTATTatcaaaaatgattaaaaatcaaTTGATTACAGTAGGACATATTTTCAAACTACTTTATATATTCTGTTGCATCGTCTAAGTATTCAAATTCAAAGGAGTTGATTTAATGGTGAttgaatttcattaataaaatataaattcaagtgCTTATACGAATGGTATGTTAATATGAAATATTCTATTGTTGTTTTCAAAGTGTTTATAATGATGTATTTCATATTCtgctataattttttaatctgtatttGAAATCGTTGATTCAAGAAAAGGCACAAACTCACATTTTTTCAAATATGGtttttttgcagattttagtTTCTTTGGGTGTAGGACACATTTACTGTTAAAGGTTCACATCTCTAACTGTATTCCATTTGTTACTATGGCAATCTGAAAACATAGGATTTTATTTGTGAAAGGGCACATATATCCTGGACATTGTGCCCTTACTACAGCAAAAAGACTACACTTAGTCAGATTGCGCATGCTTGAGCAACCAGTTGCCTGCACTGAGTTTGCTTGGGTCTAACctcaaatgtttgttatattgttcAGACTGATTTGGTGAAAGCATCTTTGTTAGTTCTGGcgtgtatttatttacaatattagcaGAAAGAAATGATGGAAAGTGACACTGACCAAGAGTCTAGAAATTCCATTAAGTAAGAACAGAGGAAATGGGGAGTTTCACTACAATGATTAAAGTACAAACGTAAATATTATAAGAAGGCTCGGTTATCTGGAGAGCCTTATAGAAACTACAAAGGAGCTGAAGTTCCTGGAAAGGTACTGGGGACAAAAAAACAGTTGGGGGGTAAGTTGTTTTTAGTAGATTATTTGGCGAttacataattttctaaattcttacaCAGAAAACAAGGCCTACACTAATCAGTCCTGACAAGAGTCCAGAAATTTATTACTGACTTTACTCAATAGTAAAGCTTTACAAAAACTTTAACTAATAAACCATAAGCCATAAAAATAATCATGTTATGGAACTTTAACGacctaaaatatatctttatcgTTTTAAATATATCCCAGGTGTACAATAACTGTGTGGGTTGTATAATCAGTGATATGTGTACAACAATTACTTGTTAAGGTATtgctgtaataaatattataataacaatactgacagttttatttacaaatgtttttctttcCAGGTGCCACAGAAATTGTTGGAATAAAATACCTAAAGATGATCAAGTTCAAATTGTTTTTGGGTGTTGTACAGctagataaaacaaaaaaatcaacagATTCGTTTCTGCAAGGACTTATGGAAATTAAACCAAGCAATTTAAAAGGTCTCGGACCAAAAAGCCAGGTATTCccgctgaaaaaaaaaaaaggtacgCGGATACAGTTTCTTATCATTTATCATACAAAGGAGGAAAATATTGCCGTTTGTAAAAATGCAATCATAGCATTGTTACCACTGTCACCAGCAAACGACTTAGCAGGAATGTTCAGACTTACTAAGTGTAggaaaacccccaaaaagggaaaaaacgtGGAAAAACCCAAAGGGTAAATGTTGTCCCTCCGGGAAATATGTCAGAAGCAAAAAGATAACTTTGGTTTTCCAACCAAAGTGTCTCACTACACGGGAAACCCTTAACTTATTTTTCGCTGAGcggggaaaaattaaaacatccCCAAAAAGTTCACACAAAAAAAACCCAAGAATTGAACTTTAAAGTACTTTTCTTtactaacttttataaaaaaaactccaaCAAAAATTTTTGGTGGGCCCCAAAAAAGAGTGGGGGGTTTTTATGTGAGGATTTtaccccaaaaaattcaaaagaaaatacgcAAAACGAAAATAAAAAGAGTAGCGGCAGGGGAAAAAAATAGTACCTTGAGACAAAAAAATTTCTATTCTGCtttgaatgttttacaaaaaaggtGAAAAAGGCCAGACACATAGGTATTTGTGTTGACTTTTTGCAGAATTTTACCTTTACCTAATACCCCCGTAAAAGGATATTTTACTACCCCCAAGGGGGGTTTAAAAAGGGctttttgctataaatttaaaaaaaaaaagagcAAAAACGATTTTTCTTTTCTTGGGGGGAACCAAAAAAGGGGGAAatgaagggttttttttttttggttttttttaaaacaaacatttacccaAAAAAGGCCGAGGTTTCTTTGgggttcttttttttttttgatgcGTGTacggggcccaaaaaaaaaaaaccc
Encoded here:
- the LOC124375009 gene encoding Down syndrome cell adhesion molecule-like protein Dscam2, with protein sequence VVDGREELNHGKRNLPSQHMSYEAKGLQPHVEYQFWVTASTRVGEGQSSRVVAQVPTSRVPAKITSFGGLVLRPWRSSVSLPCHVVGAPQPRREWLRDDRPLQISTGHNIQLMESGEVVIPVSSGQTATTTRVTLKTTSAPTAYTTRWLCK